Proteins found in one Candidatus Amarolinea dominans genomic segment:
- a CDS encoding nucleotidyl transferase AbiEii/AbiGii toxin family protein, with protein sequence MALLAPYWQALTPETRHAFKIAAGLPFIERFYLAGGTGLALYLGHRFSVDLDFFTSAPDAVGPDERAVLRAAFDDPTLTISFDKDMTFVANWRGVGVSFFRLALYPLAQTPYLLDGVPIATIEEIGAMKLAAIMSRGTRKDYIDLYFILQQVPLEQLFEVASVKYARVRTFAVSAIRALTYFTDAETTPMPQMIQRVAWPTIKRFLERQALDAGRRRLEDLWGENQ encoded by the coding sequence ATGGCCCTTCTAGCGCCTTATTGGCAGGCGTTGACGCCAGAAACCCGACATGCCTTCAAGATAGCGGCCGGGCTGCCCTTCATCGAGCGATTCTACCTGGCCGGCGGCACCGGTTTGGCGCTCTACCTGGGCCATCGCTTTTCAGTTGATCTCGATTTTTTCACATCCGCTCCTGATGCGGTTGGACCTGATGAACGGGCGGTGCTGCGCGCGGCTTTTGACGATCCCACTCTCACCATCAGCTTTGATAAAGACATGACCTTTGTGGCGAACTGGCGCGGAGTTGGCGTTAGCTTCTTTCGCCTGGCACTCTACCCGCTGGCGCAGACGCCGTATTTGCTCGACGGTGTGCCAATTGCCACCATCGAAGAGATCGGCGCCATGAAACTCGCCGCTATTATGTCGCGCGGCACGCGTAAGGACTACATTGACCTCTATTTCATCTTGCAGCAAGTACCGCTTGAGCAGTTATTCGAAGTTGCATCAGTGAAGTACGCGCGAGTGCGCACCTTTGCCGTCAGTGCGATCCGCGCTTTGACCTACTTCACCGATGCGGAAACCACCCCGATGCCCCAGATGATCCAACGCGTGGCCTGGCCGACTATCAAACGCTTCTTGGAGCGCCAGGCGCTTGACGCTGGTCGCAGACGCCTGGAAGATCTTTGGGGC